A region from the Nostoc sp. HK-01 genome encodes:
- a CDS encoding two-component response regulator, translating into MNTLSIGETILLVEDNPHDILLVQRAFRKAGITNPLQVVNNGDAAVLYLAGEAAYSDRQLYPLPALIMLDLKLPRRSGAEVLMWLRQQPGLKRLPVVVLTASQEYTDVNRLYDLGANAYMVKPVAFDDLVEIVRIINQHWMVFNQKPELGTS; encoded by the coding sequence ATGAATACTTTATCTATAGGGGAAACAATCTTATTAGTAGAAGACAATCCCCATGATATTTTGCTGGTGCAAAGAGCATTTCGCAAAGCTGGCATTACTAACCCACTACAAGTAGTTAACAATGGCGATGCAGCTGTACTTTACCTTGCGGGAGAAGCTGCTTATAGCGATCGCCAGCTTTATCCATTACCTGCCTTAATTATGCTTGATTTAAAACTGCCGCGTCGTTCTGGCGCTGAAGTTTTGATGTGGTTAAGGCAGCAACCAGGCCTCAAACGTTTGCCAGTTGTCGTTTTGACTGCTTCTCAAGAATATACAGATGTGAATCGTCTGTATGATTTAGGTGCAAATGCTTACATGGTTAAACCTGTGGCTTTTGATGATTTAGTTGAAATTGTCAGGATTATTAACCAACATTGGATGGTTTTTAACCAAAAACCAGAACTTGGTACTTCTTAA
- a CDS encoding purine phosphorylase family 1, producing MTNKRLYHIGFGQEDLGASPPTIALLSGDRDRAHFIAQNYLQDVRLLSQNRGLDSYLGYLPNNRPILSATSGMGAPSLSIVVNELVQVGIRQIIRIGTCGSIQPHIPVGSIVISSAALCRQGAANDIAPIEYPAAADPFLTVALVQAAQALKFEHYLGITASVDTFYEGQERADSANPDLMRSLRGITEEYRRLNILNYEMECGTLFKMAGVYKFAAAAVCGVVAQRTVDEKVVLEQKEVAVKNAIATAIHTLMNYFSSL from the coding sequence ATGACAAACAAACGCTTGTATCACATTGGTTTTGGGCAAGAGGATTTAGGCGCATCGCCTCCCACGATTGCTTTATTATCGGGCGATCGCGATCGCGCTCATTTCATTGCCCAAAATTATTTACAAGATGTGCGTTTGTTGTCGCAAAATCGCGGACTTGATAGTTATCTAGGATACTTACCCAATAATCGCCCCATCTTATCTGCAACTAGTGGGATGGGTGCGCCTTCTTTAAGTATTGTGGTGAATGAATTGGTACAGGTGGGAATCCGGCAAATTATTCGTATCGGGACTTGTGGCTCCATTCAACCGCATATACCTGTCGGTAGTATTGTAATTAGTAGTGCCGCTTTGTGTCGTCAAGGTGCAGCTAATGACATTGCACCTATAGAATATCCGGCGGCGGCTGATCCGTTTTTGACTGTAGCTTTAGTCCAGGCTGCACAAGCATTAAAGTTTGAGCATTATTTGGGTATTACCGCTTCTGTTGATACTTTTTATGAAGGACAGGAACGTGCTGATTCGGCAAATCCAGATTTAATGCGATCGCTCCGTGGTATCACGGAAGAATATCGGCGGTTGAATATTTTGAACTATGAAATGGAATGTGGCACACTGTTCAAAATGGCAGGAGTGTATAAATTTGCGGCGGCGGCTGTTTGCGGTGTAGTGGCGCAACGTACTGTGGATGAAAAGGTAGTTTTAGAACAGAAAGAGGTTGCTGTGAAAAATGCGATCGCTACTGCTATCCATACCTTAATGAATTATTTTTCCTCGCTTTAA
- a CDS encoding PAS/PAC sensor hybrid histidine kinase, translating into MLRILLIDDNPHDRLLAIHALEREFVNLKIQQIARPQELEQALSAGEFDLVITDYELRWSNGIEVLRNIKSRYPEIPVVMFTNSGSQEIAVEAMKSGLDDYVIKSPSHYMRLPVAVRLALKQAATQNQITGLETRFQTLLNQLKVGVYRITADGIVLDANTAFLQLLGLDSLTEIPLNQTWESYFASEDDARLWQQLRTDAGMRERELLLHRLDGREIWVRISQTFTNNGDTTIIDGIIEDITERKYAEKALQESEARFRWIFESNVIGICFWDSDGNITAANDAYLQLVGYTRADMKTRGLRWTDISESEYNEQDLRIIEELKQCGISTPVEKYYIHKAGYRVPILIGCAFREGSQTDGFTFVVDLTERKQAEQEREQLLQREQTARQTAEAANRIKDEFLAILSHELRSPLNPILGWSKLLTTHKLSEAKISEALATIERNAKLQAQLIEDLLDISQILRGKLSLNIASVNLQSVISAALETVQLAAQAKAIEIQTTLSPDIGAVLGDPVRLQQVVWNLLSNAVKFTSSGGRVEVRLEEVGRQAQIQVIDTGQGISPEFLPFVFDYFRQADSQTTRRFGGLGLGLAIVKHLVELHGGGVWAASPGEGQGAIFTVRIPLIKSHTQLFQSTEQSDIYQELTGIRILVVDDEVDSREVVAFMLKECGAEVIAVPSAAEALSAFTQLQPDVLVFDIGMPDVDGYMLIRQIRSLPPEQGGQIPAIALTAYAGELNKQQALLAGFQLHSSKPIEPTELVKLITQLVK; encoded by the coding sequence ATGTTACGCATTCTCCTAATTGATGATAATCCCCACGATCGCTTGCTGGCAATTCATGCCTTAGAGCGAGAGTTTGTTAACTTGAAAATCCAGCAAATTGCTCGTCCGCAAGAGCTTGAGCAAGCATTGTCAGCGGGAGAATTTGACTTAGTAATTACTGACTATGAATTGCGCTGGAGTAACGGTATAGAAGTACTTCGCAATATTAAAAGCCGCTATCCCGAAATCCCTGTGGTGATGTTTACTAACAGTGGCTCACAAGAAATTGCCGTAGAGGCAATGAAATCTGGTTTAGATGACTATGTCATCAAGTCTCCAAGTCATTATATGCGTTTACCTGTGGCGGTGCGTTTGGCACTCAAGCAAGCCGCAACACAAAATCAAATCACAGGGTTAGAAACGCGTTTTCAAACTTTACTCAATCAACTGAAAGTAGGAGTTTACCGGATTACTGCCGATGGTATTGTCTTAGATGCTAACACTGCATTTTTACAACTTTTGGGTCTAGATTCTTTAACGGAAATTCCCCTAAATCAAACCTGGGAGTCTTATTTTGCATCAGAAGATGATGCGCGACTTTGGCAACAACTACGAACAGATGCAGGAATGCGAGAGCGTGAATTACTCTTGCATCGCCTTGATGGTAGGGAAATTTGGGTACGGATTAGTCAAACTTTTACGAATAACGGCGATACAACAATTATTGATGGCATTATTGAAGATATTACTGAGCGCAAATATGCCGAAAAAGCGCTCCAGGAAAGTGAAGCCAGATTCAGATGGATATTTGAATCAAATGTCATTGGGATTTGTTTTTGGGATAGTGATGGCAATATTACAGCCGCTAATGATGCTTATTTACAGCTAGTAGGTTACACACGCGCAGACATGAAAACAAGAGGTTTGCGTTGGACAGATATCTCCGAGTCTGAATACAACGAGCAAGATTTACGGATTATTGAAGAATTGAAACAGTGTGGGATTTCAACTCCTGTAGAAAAGTATTACATTCACAAAGCAGGTTATCGTGTTCCTATTCTCATCGGTTGTGCTTTTCGAGAAGGTTCTCAAACTGATGGTTTTACCTTTGTCGTTGACTTAACAGAACGTAAGCAAGCAGAACAAGAGCGAGAACAACTTTTGCAACGAGAACAAACAGCACGCCAAACAGCCGAAGCGGCGAACCGCATCAAAGATGAATTTCTCGCTATTTTATCTCATGAGTTGCGATCGCCACTGAATCCGATTTTAGGATGGTCTAAGTTACTCACCACCCACAAATTAAGCGAAGCCAAAATATCAGAAGCTTTGGCAACTATTGAGCGCAATGCTAAATTACAAGCACAATTGATAGAAGACTTATTAGATATATCCCAAATTCTCCGGGGTAAACTCAGCCTCAATATTGCTTCTGTAAATTTGCAATCGGTCATTTCGGCGGCGTTAGAAACTGTACAGTTAGCAGCCCAAGCTAAAGCAATTGAAATTCAAACTACCTTATCACCAGATATTGGTGCTGTTTTGGGAGATCCTGTGCGTTTGCAACAAGTAGTGTGGAATTTGCTGTCTAATGCTGTGAAGTTTACCTCTTCTGGTGGTCGTGTAGAAGTCCGCTTAGAGGAAGTTGGCAGACAAGCGCAAATTCAAGTCATTGATACAGGACAAGGAATTAGCCCAGAGTTTTTACCATTTGTATTTGATTATTTCCGCCAAGCCGATAGTCAAACTACTAGAAGATTTGGTGGTTTGGGATTGGGGCTGGCAATTGTCAAACATCTGGTAGAGTTACATGGCGGCGGAGTTTGGGCAGCCAGTCCAGGGGAAGGGCAAGGAGCTATCTTTACTGTGAGAATACCCTTAATTAAAAGTCATACTCAACTATTTCAAAGTACTGAACAGTCTGATATATACCAAGAGTTAACAGGTATTCGCATCTTAGTTGTAGATGATGAAGTAGATTCGCGGGAAGTGGTGGCTTTTATGCTCAAAGAATGTGGTGCAGAAGTCATTGCCGTCCCGTCGGCGGCGGAAGCACTCTCGGCTTTTACCCAATTACAACCAGATGTCCTCGTCTTTGATATTGGAATGCCTGATGTTGATGGTTATATGCTCATACGGCAAATTAGAAGTCTGCCACCAGAACAAGGCGGGCAAATTCCGGCGATCGCTCTCACAGCTTATGCGGGAGAATTAAACAAGCAACAAGCTCTATTAGCTGGTTTTCAACTGCACTCATCCAAGCCGATTGAGCCAACGGAGTTAGTGAAGCTGATTACTCAACTTGTTAAATAG
- a CDS encoding two-component hybrid sensor and regulator, whose product MLLQIAKSIFRRRLTSAIAFPSVLLLSFSGVSLWQVNRLLSALEWVDHTDQVIAQAYRTHKLLLDEQTGSRGYILTGKPEFLEPYQEAKPITGAAFLELKHLVADNPPQVQRVQQLEVNYQEWNRLISQAVKRRQQGNVEPLTAFEVRKQQMDAMRQQIAAFITTEEQLRNKRSRTARHTAQQVSATSIILALLIGLILAYYIRQQILKVSQTYEQALKTAIEQTKNAQLSAQRLADLHQIDRAILSAQPDATIIRDGLSRLRQLINCQQAFSILFNFEDNTAAVLAANGDGELQLVEGSIWPITDFTPVEVLQTTHIFSVQNQHPPIVKKLLATGLNSCLIIPMQVEDSVIGEIILAKADATTFSSEIVEIASEVSAQLAIAIQQSQLRQQLQNYATELEQRVSQRTAQLQEVNQDLEAFNYSVSHDLRAPLRTMQGFAQALLEDYSNQLDSFGQSYLNYIAEGALQMDTLITDLLSYSRLGRIQIPIQPVDLNTVVREALKQLDAQIKEHQAQIIIDHALPQVMAHRSTLVQVLTNLLNNAIKFVKPDDLPIVHICFEEYIQENITWIKLSVVDHGIGIAPEHQERIFRVFERLHGVEIYPGTGIGLAIVRKALERMSGLCGVQSQLGTGSRFWIALPKADKLPDLPVESI is encoded by the coding sequence ATGCTGCTGCAAATTGCTAAGTCTATTTTCCGCCGTCGGCTAACAAGTGCGATCGCTTTTCCCAGCGTTCTGTTATTGTCATTTTCTGGGGTTTCCCTGTGGCAAGTCAACCGCCTACTTTCAGCATTGGAATGGGTAGATCATACAGATCAGGTCATTGCTCAGGCTTACCGCACCCATAAACTACTATTAGATGAGCAGACAGGCTCTCGCGGTTATATCCTCACAGGAAAGCCAGAATTTCTCGAACCTTATCAAGAAGCCAAGCCAATCACTGGCGCTGCTTTTCTAGAATTAAAACATTTAGTTGCAGATAATCCTCCCCAAGTTCAACGTGTGCAGCAATTAGAGGTGAATTATCAAGAATGGAATCGTCTCATCTCGCAAGCAGTGAAACGTCGTCAGCAAGGAAATGTTGAACCTTTAACAGCTTTTGAGGTGCGTAAGCAGCAGATGGATGCAATGCGCCAGCAAATCGCGGCTTTTATTACTACAGAAGAACAATTACGTAACAAACGCAGCCGGACTGCTCGTCATACAGCGCAACAAGTCAGTGCAACTAGCATTATTTTGGCATTGTTAATTGGGCTAATTCTTGCTTATTACATCCGACAACAAATCTTGAAAGTATCGCAAACTTATGAACAGGCCTTGAAAACTGCGATTGAGCAAACTAAAAATGCTCAACTTTCGGCTCAACGCTTGGCTGATTTGCATCAAATTGACCGCGCCATTTTATCGGCTCAACCTGATGCGACAATTATTAGGGATGGTTTGTCAAGGTTGCGTCAACTGATAAATTGCCAACAAGCATTTTCTATTTTGTTTAATTTTGAGGACAATACAGCCGCGGTGCTTGCAGCTAATGGTGATGGCGAATTACAGCTAGTCGAAGGTAGTATCTGGCCAATTACCGATTTTACGCCTGTGGAAGTTCTTCAGACTACCCACATTTTTTCAGTACAGAACCAGCATCCGCCAATTGTCAAAAAATTACTAGCTACTGGATTAAATAGTTGCTTAATTATCCCCATGCAGGTGGAAGATAGTGTGATTGGTGAAATCATTTTAGCTAAAGCTGACGCAACAACCTTTAGTAGTGAAATTGTCGAAATTGCCAGTGAAGTTTCTGCACAATTAGCGATCGCCATTCAACAATCTCAACTCCGCCAACAACTCCAAAATTATGCCACAGAATTAGAGCAGCGAGTATCACAACGTACTGCCCAACTCCAAGAAGTTAATCAGGATTTAGAAGCTTTTAACTACTCCGTTTCTCACGATTTACGCGCTCCTCTACGGACTATGCAAGGTTTTGCTCAAGCTTTACTAGAAGATTACAGCAACCAACTAGATTCTTTTGGTCAAAGCTATCTCAACTATATTGCTGAGGGAGCGCTGCAAATGGATACCTTAATTACTGACTTGCTCAGTTACAGTCGTCTAGGTCGTATCCAAATTCCCATTCAACCTGTTGACTTAAATACTGTAGTTAGAGAAGCGCTGAAACAATTAGACGCGCAAATCAAGGAACACCAAGCTCAAATTATTATTGACCATGCTTTACCACAGGTCATGGCACATCGCTCTACCCTTGTGCAAGTCCTAACCAATTTATTGAACAACGCCATCAAGTTTGTCAAACCTGATGATTTACCTATCGTGCATATCTGCTTTGAGGAATATATTCAGGAAAATATTACTTGGATCAAATTGTCTGTTGTTGATCATGGCATTGGGATTGCACCAGAACATCAAGAGCGAATTTTTCGGGTGTTTGAACGACTCCACGGTGTAGAAATCTATCCCGGTACAGGTATTGGATTGGCGATCGTGCGGAAAGCCTTAGAACGCATGAGTGGCTTGTGTGGAGTTCAATCCCAACTAGGTACAGGTAGTCGCTTCTGGATTGCTCTACCGAAAGCTGACAAGCTCCCAGATCTACCTGTGGAGTCAATCTAA
- a CDS encoding oxidoreductase-like protein encodes MNQNVIGVAVVGTGFGQKVHIPGFIAHPRTEVVAVYHRDIHQAQAIANAHNIPHACNSVADIVKLPKVQAVSISTPPFLHYEMAKTVLQAGKHLLLEKPTTLNADEAKELYNLATVNKVTAVVDFEFRFVPGWQFFAELLTSGYVGNKRLIKIDWFGSSRADTSRPWNWYSSQEKGGGALGSLGSHAFDYIYWLFGSVRRLSAYLSTAIPHRIDPSNGQLKPVETDDNCLLSLELADGTPCQLNISAVVHAPRTHWVEVYGDRGTLVLGSENQKDYIHGFRVWGSQVGQPLAEIEIPQQLMFTQNFTDGRISAFIRVVDQWLQGIDQQQSIVPSLREGVYSQLLMDLSHQSHQTSSWVDVPSLDTYLEN; translated from the coding sequence ATGAATCAGAATGTAATTGGTGTGGCTGTAGTCGGTACTGGATTTGGTCAAAAAGTGCATATTCCTGGGTTTATTGCGCACCCCAGAACTGAGGTAGTTGCTGTTTATCATCGGGATATTCATCAAGCTCAAGCCATTGCCAATGCTCATAATATTCCTCATGCTTGTAATAGTGTTGCAGATATTGTCAAACTCCCAAAAGTACAAGCAGTTAGTATATCAACACCACCATTTCTACACTATGAAATGGCAAAAACTGTGCTACAAGCAGGCAAACATTTATTATTAGAAAAACCGACAACTTTAAATGCAGACGAAGCCAAGGAGTTATATAATTTAGCAACAGTAAATAAGGTAACGGCGGTTGTTGATTTTGAATTTCGCTTTGTCCCAGGATGGCAATTCTTTGCAGAATTATTAACATCAGGTTATGTCGGCAACAAACGCTTAATTAAAATTGATTGGTTTGGTTCTTCTCGCGCTGATACTTCCCGCCCTTGGAATTGGTATTCTTCTCAAGAAAAAGGCGGTGGTGCATTAGGTTCGTTGGGTTCCCACGCCTTTGATTATATTTATTGGTTATTTGGGTCAGTCCGCCGATTAAGCGCTTATTTAAGTACAGCTATCCCCCATCGGATTGACCCTAGCAATGGTCAACTCAAGCCAGTGGAGACGGATGATAACTGTTTGCTATCCCTGGAATTAGCTGATGGAACACCTTGTCAACTGAATATTAGTGCTGTGGTTCATGCACCAAGAACCCATTGGGTTGAAGTGTATGGCGATCGCGGTACTTTAGTATTAGGCAGCGAAAATCAAAAAGACTACATCCACGGTTTTCGCGTTTGGGGTTCTCAAGTAGGACAACCTTTAGCAGAAATTGAAATCCCACAGCAGTTAATGTTTACCCAAAACTTCACTGATGGCCGCATTTCTGCATTCATCAGGGTAGTAGACCAATGGTTGCAAGGAATTGACCAACAGCAGTCCATAGTTCCATCCTTGCGAGAAGGTGTTTATTCGCAATTGTTGATGGATTTATCTCATCAATCCCATCAAACAAGCAGTTGGGTTGATGTTCCTAGTTTGGATACTTATTTGGAAAATTGA